In the Mytilus trossulus isolate FHL-02 chromosome 1, PNRI_Mtr1.1.1.hap1, whole genome shotgun sequence genome, one interval contains:
- the LOC134709052 gene encoding homeobox protein ceh-17-like: MQERVLQVNFQSEVSEETTVLPSLNNKSPQLTIDIPTDPLQDNFLSLHQTMPSFSTNQFTGHIMSQNLIYPMVQTTTEECAQNIASTQQMCNLQKIEGNSSSSEEDSDRSYVDNDMNRQVPRESGSELGLSSASDCLYTGDTYSINSSSTSKPTSQSTDSRKQKKNRTTYTPSQVQMLERSFYENPYPDSAKIETIALDLKVAEPNVKIWFQNKRARCRKRAQEKPQQNAMTHMSPMMPQMGPYGMLPPHHPMLHGSPANIMPRPFFYPGPPMGMHPHIPASAFTSTMNQHQWPGIQLDDRLSSSPTSSTPSPRSSTSSSPNSSDSQSPETTRQISHMQPNMLHLKQYMPLSYPYGMCPPFYYGGC; the protein is encoded by the exons ATGCAAGAAAGG GTTCTTCAAGTGAATTTCCAGAGTGAAGTGTCGGAAGAAACGACAGTGCTGCCATCTCTTAACAACAAATCGCCACAACTTACTATAGATATACCTACAGACCCATTACAGGACAACTTCCTGTCCTTACACCAGACCATGCCTTCATTTTCAACAAATCAGTTCACAGGACATATAATGAGCCAAAACCTGATATACCCAATGGtacagacaacaaccgaagaaTGTGCGCAAAATATTGCGTCAACACAGCAGATGTGCAATTTACAGAAAATAGAAGGAAACAGTAGTTCATCCGAGGAAGATTCTGACAGATCGTATG tcGACAATGACATGAACCGACAGGTGCCACGAGAAAGCGGAAGTGAACTTGGACTGTCCTCGGCATCTGATTGCCTATATACTGGAGACACTTATTCGATCAACAGTTCATCAACAAGTAAACCGACTTCCCAGTCTACAGACagcagaaaacaaaagaaaaataggaCAACGTACACACCAAGCCAAGTACAAATGTTAGAGAGATCCTTCTACGAAAATCCGTATCCAGACTCTGCTAAGATTGAAACTATAGCATTAGATCTAAAAGTAGCCGAACCAAATGTCAAA ATTTGGTTTCAGAATAAACGGGCTAGGTGTCGTAAACGCGCCCAAGAGAAGCCACAGCAGAATGCAATGACACACATGTCTCCGATGATGCCACAAATGGGACCGTATGGAATGTTGCCACCTCATCACCCCATGTTACACGGATCCCCGGCTAACATTATGCCACGTCCGTTTTTCTATCCGGGACCACCCATGGGAATGCATCCTCACATTCCTGCTTCGGCCTTCACGTCAACTATGAATCAACATCAGTGGCCAGGTATTCAACTAGATGATCGCTTATCAAGTTCACCAACTTCGTCAACACCATCGCCAAGGTCATCGACGTCCTCATCGCCAAATTCGTCTGACAGTCAAAGTCCCGAAACAACAAGACAAATATCACACATGCAGCCCAATATGCTACACTTGAAGCAATACATGCCGTTGTCTTATCCATATGGAATGTGTCCGCCATTTTATTACGGAGGATGTTGA